A window of the Bacteroidetes Order II. bacterium genome harbors these coding sequences:
- the arsB gene encoding ACR3 family arsenite efflux transporter encodes MKTKLKFLDRYLTLWIFLAMALGVVLGFFFPEIAIFTNTFSIGSTNIFLAIGLILMMYPPLAKVDYSLLPIAFKDKKILSLSLLLNWIIGPVLMFVLAIIFLSNEPNYMVGLMLIGLARCIAMVIVWNDLAGGSREYGALLVALNSIFQVFTYSFYAWLFINVLPSTLGMGQFSISVPLKDVAESVFLYLGIPFIAGFLSRYFLIKYRGKEWYSRKFIPKISPITLYALLFTIVLMFSLKGDQIIELPSDVFKIAIPMIMYFALMFFFSFFLNKYLGVPYDKNVSISFTATGNNFELAIAVSIAVFGIHSPQAFVGVIGPLVEVPVLILLVNTSKKLFYKY; translated from the coding sequence ATGAAAACAAAACTTAAATTCCTCGATCGCTATTTAACACTTTGGATATTTTTGGCCATGGCCCTTGGTGTTGTGCTCGGATTCTTCTTTCCAGAAATTGCCATTTTTACAAACACTTTCTCTATCGGAAGCACCAATATCTTTCTCGCTATTGGATTGATTTTGATGATGTACCCGCCTTTAGCAAAAGTAGATTATTCGCTCTTACCTATTGCATTTAAAGATAAAAAGATATTGTCTTTATCCTTATTATTAAATTGGATTATTGGTCCGGTATTAATGTTTGTTCTTGCCATTATTTTTTTATCAAATGAACCAAATTATATGGTAGGTCTAATGCTAATTGGGTTAGCCCGTTGTATTGCCATGGTGATCGTATGGAACGATCTGGCAGGCGGAAGCCGTGAGTATGGCGCTTTATTGGTTGCACTAAATAGCATTTTTCAAGTTTTTACCTATAGTTTTTATGCTTGGCTTTTCATTAATGTCTTACCTTCAACATTGGGTATGGGCCAATTTAGCATTTCTGTTCCGCTAAAAGACGTTGCGGAAAGTGTTTTCCTATATTTAGGAATCCCGTTTATTGCAGGGTTTTTAAGTCGTTATTTTTTAATTAAATATAGAGGAAAAGAATGGTATAGCCGTAAGTTTATACCAAAAATTTCGCCCATTACCTTATATGCTCTCCTTTTTACTATTGTCTTAATGTTTAGTCTTAAAGGAGATCAAATAATAGAATTACCTTCTGATGTATTTAAAATAGCTATCCCAATGATTATGTATTTTGCATTGATGTTCTTTTTTAGTTTCTTTTTAAATAAATATTTGGGAGTTCCTTACGATAAAAATGTTTCCATTTCTTTTACAGCTACAGGCAATAATTTTGAGTTGGCTATTGCCGTTTCGATTGCTGTTTTTGGAATTCATTCACCACAAGCATTTGTGGGCGTCATTGGTCCTTTGGTAGAAGTTCCAGTATTAATTTTATTGGTTAATACAAGTAAAAAATTATTCTATAAATATTAA
- a CDS encoding ammonium transporter: protein MMRKTFITLALFLVFSHMAWADPQEISSGDTAWMLLSAALVLLMTPALAFFYGGLVRSKNVLNTMSMSFSALGFVGIAWIAVGYTMAFGAGNLFLGDFNFAFFNNVTTAADNTGLGVGAITIPHLLFALYQGTFAIITAALISGAVVERMKFPAYIAFITLWAVLVYAPMAHWVWGGGIMAKIGDLMGGSFVSLFALDFAGGTVVHINAAVAAVVVALMVGPRKDYAKKAILPHNVPFVLLGAALLWLGWFGFNAGSAWASGELAAVAFVNTAVAPMATLVAWNLLDIFKKGHATAVGTATAIVVGLVAITPAAGFVSTSNAILIGLIAAFPCYFAIEYRAKTKLDDSLDVLAAHGVGGFTGAILTGVFAQKSVNAAGLDGLLYGNPAQLVIQFVAILVAIVFSAVMTYLLVKLVGLVLPIRPNEKEEGLGMDITQHGEEAYTSGEGAILVLDSELQSVEAPAPVREFRPALT, encoded by the coding sequence ATGATGCGTAAAACATTCATAACACTTGCTCTGTTTCTTGTGTTTAGCCATATGGCATGGGCAGATCCTCAGGAAATAAGCAGTGGAGACACTGCTTGGATGCTGTTATCTGCGGCATTGGTTTTGCTGATGACGCCTGCACTTGCTTTTTTTTATGGCGGCTTGGTTCGTTCCAAGAACGTTCTCAACACCATGTCCATGAGTTTTTCGGCCTTGGGGTTTGTTGGGATCGCATGGATAGCGGTTGGCTATACAATGGCATTTGGTGCAGGAAACCTGTTTCTTGGAGACTTTAACTTTGCCTTTTTCAACAATGTTACCACTGCGGCAGATAATACGGGTTTAGGCGTAGGCGCAATTACCATCCCGCATTTGCTATTCGCGCTTTATCAAGGTACTTTTGCAATTATTACAGCCGCGCTTATTTCAGGCGCTGTTGTAGAGCGGATGAAGTTTCCAGCTTACATCGCTTTTATCACCTTGTGGGCCGTTTTGGTGTATGCGCCTATGGCCCACTGGGTTTGGGGTGGCGGTATCATGGCAAAAATCGGTGATTTGATGGGCGGCTCTTTTGTCAGTCTTTTTGCTTTAGATTTTGCTGGTGGAACGGTGGTTCATATCAATGCAGCGGTTGCTGCAGTAGTGGTAGCACTGATGGTTGGTCCAAGGAAGGACTATGCAAAAAAAGCAATCTTGCCGCATAATGTCCCGTTTGTATTATTGGGTGCTGCCCTCTTGTGGCTTGGCTGGTTCGGGTTTAATGCTGGAAGTGCATGGGCTTCGGGCGAATTGGCCGCTGTTGCTTTTGTCAATACTGCTGTTGCACCAATGGCTACACTCGTCGCCTGGAACTTATTGGATATTTTTAAAAAGGGCCATGCCACAGCCGTTGGAACTGCCACAGCCATCGTGGTTGGTTTGGTAGCCATTACACCTGCTGCAGGATTTGTGTCCACCTCTAATGCGATCCTTATTGGATTAATTGCAGCTTTCCCTTGCTACTTTGCGATTGAGTATCGGGCTAAAACAAAATTAGATGATTCCTTGGATGTTTTGGCTGCTCATGGAGTTGGAGGATTTACGGGTGCCATTCTCACGGGTGTTTTTGCTCAAAAATCGGTTAATGCTGCTGGATTGGACGGTTTGTTATACGGCAACCCTGCTCAGTTGGTCATCCAATTTGTTGCAATCTTGGTTGCGATTGTCTTTAGTGCCGTTATGACGTACCTATTGGTGAAGTTGGTCGGGCTGGTTTTACCTATTCGTCCCAACGAAAAAGAAGAAGGATTGGGGATGGACATTACCCAGCATGGCGAGGAAGCCTATACGTCTGGCGAAGGAGCCATTCTGGTTTTAGACTCGGAACTTCAGTCAGTTGAGGCTCCCGCGCCGGTTCGTGAATTTCGTCCGGCACTCACCTAA
- a CDS encoding GNAT family N-acetyltransferase: protein MIHIHPLSDRFVAEIQFHASNPNVAAMTYLPEPYPENGAQTFVDLFVPLLEQGVEFPYMILENDHFVGMTGITRIDFGTMTGEVGYWLGESFWGKGIASYALALATEMGFTVVGLEKIVGIVLSRHPASMRVLEKVRYICTGTIIEDAPKFKGETSVVYEMEKNRWQQVRPKHIRLLTFPKNGFSLEED, encoded by the coding sequence ATGATTCATATACACCCCTTGAGTGACCGCTTTGTAGCGGAAATACAGTTTCATGCCAGTAATCCAAACGTGGCGGCGATGACCTATTTACCAGAGCCTTATCCCGAAAATGGAGCACAAACGTTTGTGGATTTATTTGTACCATTGCTTGAACAAGGGGTAGAATTTCCCTATATGATTTTGGAGAACGATCATTTTGTGGGTATGACGGGCATTACTCGGATAGATTTTGGTACCATGACGGGCGAAGTAGGATATTGGCTGGGTGAGTCATTCTGGGGTAAGGGGATAGCAAGCTACGCTTTAGCTTTGGCAACTGAAATGGGATTTACGGTTGTAGGGCTGGAAAAAATTGTAGGCATTGTCCTTTCCCGCCACCCCGCCTCGATGCGGGTATTAGAAAAAGTGAGATACATATGTACCGGAACCATCATCGAAGATGCCCCAAAATTTAAGGGGGAGACATCGGTGGTTTATGAAATGGAAAAAAACCGCTGGCAACAAGTGCGGCCAAAACATATCCGGCTACTGACGTTTCCCAAAAATGGCTTCAGCCTTGAAGAAGATTAA
- a CDS encoding winged helix-turn-helix transcriptional regulator, translating to MSKTTALPYPLIDKKVARYAKALAHPARVFILRFLETQCSCFAGDLSEQLPIANSTVSQHLSALKEAGLIQGAINPPTIRYCINKENWNEAKLLFQELFTECC from the coding sequence ATGTCAAAAACAACCGCATTACCTTACCCCCTTATTGATAAAAAAGTAGCCCGTTATGCCAAGGCGCTTGCGCATCCAGCACGGGTTTTTATCCTGCGCTTTTTAGAAACCCAATGCAGTTGCTTTGCGGGAGACCTTTCGGAACAATTGCCAATAGCAAACTCCACAGTCTCGCAGCACTTATCTGCGCTCAAGGAAGCGGGCTTAATTCAAGGGGCGATCAATCCACCCACAATTCGTTACTGCATAAACAAAGAAAATTGGAACGAAGCCAAGTTGTTGTTTCAGGAATTGTTCACCGAATGTTGCTGA
- a CDS encoding cysteine--tRNA ligase — protein MPDFILYNSLTRKEQSIKLIESGHLRFYSCGPTVYSYAHIGNFRTFLTADLVVRTAEALGWQVTYVTNITDVGHLTDDDHADAIGEDKMAKALRSKEGELFANVWDLARFYTDAFVEEWQQLNLRKPFVRPRATEHMREQIEAIQSLIKTGHAYETPDAVYFSVPSFKAYGQLSGNTRADALEEGVRDVVKDTNKRDPRDFALWKKDDKHLMQWFSPWGWGFPGWHLECSVMAMKYLGETFDIHGGGEDLAFPHHECEIAQSEALTGKPFANYWVHTRFLQVEGQKMSKSLGNFYRVKDLVAPDTEGGKGFDPLALRLALLSGHYGKPFNFTIQNLKDAAKIVRRYQDAWSLVEEILHSDKPNGTDFLGKRLNENYDAILLAMTQNLNTPEALAKAHAGQKMVQGALSGMGREAAKQASNWFQKVNALLGFIRRDPTSNETDDTTDADMEAAQALAQLIDAARSQKDFARADAIRADLLEKGFEVRTTKEGSKVTKKLS, from the coding sequence ATGCCAGATTTTATTTTATATAATAGCCTGACCAGAAAAGAACAATCCATTAAATTGATAGAGTCTGGGCATTTAAGGTTTTACTCTTGTGGCCCCACCGTCTATTCTTATGCACATATTGGGAACTTTCGAACATTCCTGACGGCAGACCTCGTTGTTCGGACGGCAGAAGCACTCGGTTGGCAAGTCACTTATGTGACCAATATTACAGATGTTGGCCACCTTACCGATGATGACCATGCGGATGCCATAGGCGAAGATAAAATGGCCAAAGCCCTTCGGTCGAAGGAAGGTGAACTCTTTGCAAATGTCTGGGACCTCGCACGGTTCTATACCGATGCTTTTGTAGAAGAATGGCAGCAACTTAACCTCCGAAAGCCCTTTGTCCGCCCACGTGCAACCGAGCACATGCGAGAACAAATTGAAGCAATTCAATCACTTATTAAAACTGGACATGCTTACGAAACACCAGATGCCGTCTATTTTTCGGTACCGAGTTTTAAGGCATACGGTCAACTTTCTGGCAATACCCGTGCAGATGCATTGGAAGAGGGGGTACGGGATGTCGTAAAAGACACTAACAAACGGGATCCCAGAGATTTTGCGTTGTGGAAAAAAGATGATAAACACCTGATGCAATGGTTTTCTCCATGGGGGTGGGGATTTCCCGGATGGCACTTAGAATGTTCGGTAATGGCAATGAAGTATCTGGGGGAAACATTTGACATTCACGGTGGCGGCGAAGACCTTGCGTTCCCTCATCACGAATGCGAAATTGCACAATCAGAGGCACTAACTGGAAAACCCTTTGCAAATTATTGGGTACACACCCGCTTTTTGCAAGTTGAAGGCCAGAAAATGTCTAAGTCTTTAGGCAATTTTTATAGGGTAAAGGACTTAGTAGCACCAGATACAGAGGGTGGAAAAGGGTTTGACCCACTTGCTTTACGGCTTGCTTTGCTTTCTGGCCATTATGGGAAACCTTTTAATTTTACGATTCAGAACCTGAAAGACGCGGCCAAAATCGTTCGCCGCTACCAAGACGCTTGGAGCCTCGTAGAAGAAATACTGCACTCCGACAAACCAAACGGGACAGACTTTCTGGGTAAACGGTTGAATGAAAACTATGATGCAATTCTTTTGGCAATGACCCAAAACCTGAATACACCCGAAGCCCTTGCAAAGGCCCACGCGGGTCAGAAAATGGTTCAAGGCGCGCTGTCTGGAATGGGAAGGGAAGCCGCTAAACAAGCTTCAAATTGGTTTCAAAAAGTTAATGCCCTATTGGGATTTATTCGCCGTGACCCAACCTCAAACGAAACCGATGACACAACCGACGCTGATATGGAAGCAGCCCAAGCACTTGCGCAACTTATAGACGCTGCTCGTAGTCAAAAAGATTTTGCACGTGCGGATGCGATCCGTGCAGATTTACTCGAAAAAGGATTCGAAGTCAGGACTACTAAAGAAGGAAGCAAGGTAACTAAGAAGCTATCCTGA
- a CDS encoding P-II family nitrogen regulator, with amino-acid sequence MKLIVAMIRPEKLNDVLRALYKIDVRGFTTSKVEGHGAEAEVVQTYRGTTVKMTLNEKVRLEIGVSESFVERTVEAIMSAARTGEVGDGKIFVLPLDKVYRIRTGEEDAAAVTPVPLSI; translated from the coding sequence ATGAAACTGATAGTTGCCATGATCCGCCCTGAAAAGCTAAATGATGTGCTTAGGGCCTTGTATAAAATTGATGTACGCGGCTTTACAACCTCAAAGGTAGAAGGCCATGGTGCCGAAGCCGAGGTCGTTCAAACCTATCGCGGAACGACCGTAAAAATGACACTGAACGAAAAAGTTCGGCTAGAAATAGGCGTATCGGAGTCTTTTGTGGAACGAACGGTGGAGGCCATTATGAGTGCGGCTCGAACGGGTGAAGTTGGGGATGGTAAAATCTTCGTACTCCCACTAGATAAGGTTTATCGTATCCGAACAGGGGAAGAAGATGCAGCGGCTGTTACACCGGTTCCGCTCTCTATCTAA
- a CDS encoding inorganic phosphate transporter, whose product MFGLEPALFILLMVCLACAFAFEFVNGFHDTANAVATVIYTKSLRPWTAVIWSGICNFTGVFIGGIGVAMGIINLLPAEALVATHAGEGIAMVMALLLSAIIWNLGTWYFGIPASSSHTLIGSILGVGIAFMLMGNEAGVNWKKAEETGLALLISPLFGFICAMGLVFMVKKLIKDPRLFAEEASEDPPPMWIRLVLIATCTGVSLSHGSNDGQKGVGLVMLILILIIPAHYALDHSKNLMTMQPTVERLEQKLAAISDAAVSGAEGKKVLEKSKAKISDLKVVLAESKVAGFIPEKEHVRVRADITKTSKDLEKAFESGKITLSGQAAGSIKADLKELKTYTDYAPFWVIFGISLSLGVGTMVGWKRIVVTIGERIGKTHLTYAQGASAELMAFSTIFAATYLGLPVSTTHVLSSGVAGTMVAHGGLRNLQVGTIRNILSAWVLTLPVTMLLAGCLFWLFSTLFVN is encoded by the coding sequence ATGTTTGGATTAGAACCTGCCTTGTTCATTCTGCTCATGGTTTGTTTGGCCTGTGCTTTTGCCTTTGAATTTGTAAATGGCTTTCATGACACAGCCAATGCCGTGGCAACCGTAATATACACCAAGTCGTTACGTCCATGGACGGCTGTAATTTGGTCTGGCATCTGTAACTTTACGGGCGTATTTATCGGTGGAATTGGGGTTGCGATGGGTATTATTAACCTATTACCGGCCGAGGCTTTGGTAGCTACCCATGCAGGTGAAGGGATTGCAATGGTGATGGCTCTGCTGCTATCAGCCATAATTTGGAATTTGGGGACGTGGTATTTTGGTATTCCAGCCTCTAGCTCGCATACACTCATTGGTTCTATTTTAGGGGTAGGGATTGCTTTTATGCTTATGGGGAACGAGGCTGGTGTTAACTGGAAAAAAGCGGAAGAAACTGGGTTGGCCCTATTAATTTCACCCTTATTTGGCTTTATATGTGCGATGGGCTTGGTCTTTATGGTGAAAAAATTGATTAAAGACCCGCGTCTATTCGCCGAAGAAGCCTCGGAAGATCCACCCCCCATGTGGATTCGGCTGGTCTTGATTGCAACATGTACAGGGGTTAGTTTGTCACACGGCTCAAATGACGGCCAAAAAGGGGTGGGCTTGGTGATGCTGATTCTCATTCTTATTATCCCTGCTCATTATGCACTGGATCATTCAAAGAATCTGATGACCATGCAACCGACGGTTGAACGATTGGAACAAAAACTGGCCGCTATTTCGGATGCGGCGGTATCTGGTGCCGAGGGCAAAAAAGTGTTGGAAAAATCTAAAGCCAAAATTTCCGATCTGAAAGTGGTTTTGGCAGAATCTAAGGTTGCTGGCTTTATCCCAGAAAAAGAACATGTCCGTGTTCGTGCAGACATTACAAAAACCAGTAAAGACCTAGAAAAGGCATTTGAGAGTGGAAAAATAACCCTTTCGGGCCAGGCGGCTGGAAGTATAAAAGCGGATTTGAAAGAACTAAAAACCTACACCGATTATGCGCCGTTTTGGGTGATTTTTGGTATTTCACTCTCTCTTGGCGTTGGGACAATGGTTGGGTGGAAGCGAATTGTGGTGACCATCGGAGAACGAATTGGGAAAACGCATCTTACTTATGCGCAAGGGGCTTCGGCCGAGCTTATGGCCTTTAGTACTATTTTTGCAGCCACCTATTTAGGGCTTCCTGTGAGTACCACCCATGTTTTATCTTCAGGGGTTGCCGGAACGATGGTGGCACATGGTGGCCTACGAAACCTACAAGTTGGAACCATCCGAAACATTCTATCGGCATGGGTACTTACCTTGCCCGTAACGATGCTTCTCGCAGGATGTCTATTCTGGCTGTTTAGCACGTTGTTTGTAAACTAA
- a CDS encoding T9SS type A sorting domain-containing protein, with protein sequence MLIAIFLLCSIERSQAQFTEVAEPIWVREGQEANLFYQWQGREPIEGFQLSLPRGLHLIEAFVVAWANPTPQAMHIRYAGKQAFIIPRATLRGGCTLVLRAIAEREGRDVIEIVPIKGYDPNKSASAEVLLHGLSIRREVQIARSFTSSNGKALYLTKHLSKPLEIRRNALPLLHQDDPYSLFCWIKTVGLNVVVLTTWNGKESSAYPLEIRINAMGHLQAFRGQPGYHESLVSRKPVADGQWHHIGVVNNPQARKTYLVVNGVYVDSLVHRVQLNTYSNRQNLMIGMRPDGSRGGSFEGHLQELMFWNRARSAGAIRSTMRQSIQWSNDGLFKITFNESGREPFAYWPPEARLVSSDLLLRYPIQDLSVVQRASSVFLTWRSQQDDSRLFEVERSDDGQYFEKIAAISGDKGVGFEGGKTYSFNDQTAPNEGVLYYRVKQYFTDGAERFSGLVKVGRGVGEALAAELIGNSPNPFNPQTRISYQLRKPQTVELTVWSVAGNLISTLVATEYQEPGIYYVDFNGSDWPSGTYLVRLQTEAAAQVIKIVLAK encoded by the coding sequence ATGCTGATAGCGATTTTTCTTTTATGCAGTATAGAAAGGTCGCAAGCGCAATTCACCGAAGTTGCCGAACCTATTTGGGTTCGGGAAGGACAAGAAGCGAATCTTTTTTATCAATGGCAGGGCAGAGAACCCATAGAGGGTTTTCAGCTATCTCTACCGCGTGGCCTACACCTTATAGAGGCCTTTGTGGTAGCTTGGGCAAACCCAACTCCACAGGCGATGCATATCCGTTATGCTGGTAAACAGGCATTTATCATCCCAAGGGCCACACTAAGAGGAGGTTGTACCCTCGTATTACGCGCCATTGCGGAACGTGAGGGACGTGATGTTATCGAAATAGTACCCATAAAAGGATACGACCCCAATAAATCCGCCTCGGCGGAAGTACTTCTACATGGGCTCTCTATCCGGAGAGAAGTACAAATTGCCCGCTCATTTACAAGTTCGAATGGAAAAGCTTTATATCTAACAAAACACCTTTCCAAGCCCTTAGAAATTCGACGAAATGCGTTGCCCTTACTACATCAGGATGATCCCTACTCTCTTTTTTGCTGGATAAAGACAGTTGGCTTAAATGTTGTTGTTTTAACTACGTGGAATGGCAAGGAGTCTTCTGCATATCCTTTAGAGATTCGGATTAATGCAATGGGGCACCTTCAGGCTTTCCGAGGCCAACCGGGTTATCATGAATCCCTTGTATCACGAAAACCAGTTGCCGACGGACAATGGCACCATATAGGCGTGGTTAATAATCCTCAAGCACGCAAAACCTATTTAGTTGTTAATGGGGTCTATGTGGATTCTCTTGTCCATCGTGTACAATTAAACACGTATAGTAATCGGCAAAATCTTATGATTGGCATGAGACCCGACGGAAGCCGAGGAGGCTCGTTCGAGGGACATCTCCAAGAATTGATGTTTTGGAACCGTGCCCGAAGTGCAGGTGCCATTCGAAGCACAATGCGCCAATCTATTCAATGGAGCAACGATGGGCTGTTTAAAATTACTTTTAATGAATCTGGGCGGGAGCCCTTCGCTTATTGGCCCCCAGAGGCAAGACTGGTCTCGTCCGACCTTCTTTTACGCTACCCCATTCAAGATCTTTCGGTTGTGCAGCGGGCATCCTCTGTTTTTTTAACGTGGCGTTCTCAACAAGATGACTCACGACTATTTGAGGTAGAGCGTTCCGATGATGGGCAATATTTTGAGAAAATCGCCGCTATTTCTGGAGATAAGGGAGTAGGATTTGAAGGTGGGAAAACATATAGTTTCAATGACCAAACCGCTCCCAACGAGGGCGTGTTGTATTACCGCGTAAAGCAATATTTTACTGATGGTGCAGAACGGTTCTCTGGTTTAGTCAAAGTGGGCCGCGGAGTTGGGGAAGCTTTGGCTGCGGAGCTGATCGGAAATTCGCCCAATCCATTTAATCCTCAAACCCGTATCAGCTATCAGTTACGCAAACCACAAACGGTGGAACTGACCGTTTGGAGTGTTGCAGGGAATCTGATTAGCACCTTGGTTGCCACCGAATACCAAGAGCCGGGGATATACTACGTAGATTTTAATGGGAGTGACTGGCCGAGTGGCACTTATCTGGTACGGCTTCAAACCGAAGCTGCAGCACAAGTTATCAAGATTGTATTGGCTAAGTAA